The Candidatus Binatia bacterium DNA window CCGGCGAGGGCGTTCCAAAGGAACTGCAGTCCGCCGTGTTCGAAAAATTCCTTCAGCCGCCGGGGGCAGCAAGTGCGACCGGCCTCGGCTTGTCGATTGCAAAAGAGATCGTCGAAGCGCACGGCGGGCAGATCGGCGTTGAGAGTGAAGCGGGCCGGGGCAGCACCTTCTGGTTCACGCTCCCGGCCGCCGTGACGGTCACCGGCATTCAGCCAGAAGCCTAGGAACGCCACGATAGTGAGTCATCGCTCCTCCGCTCCTACGTCAAGCCGTAGCGCTTCCGCTTGCGCCAGAGCGTGGTCGGATGAATGCCCAAGCGGGTGGCGGCCTCCTGGAGCGTGGCCGACTCCCTGATTGCCAACGCGACGTGGTGCCGCTCCAGCGCGTTGAGCGAAAGCGGTTGCGAGCGCAATGCTCCCGTAGCCTCCAGCGGCGGTACGAGCAGCCGCTCAGGAAGGTCCTCCGTGGTGACGGCCTCGCCGCGGGACAACACCACCACCCGCTCCAGAACGCTCACCAGCTCGCGGATATTTCCCGGCCATCGATAACGCGCAAACACCCGCTGGACCTCGGGCGTGAGACGCACAGCGTCGCGCCGGTGGCGGGTGCAGAGGATGGCCAACATCTGGTCAGTGAGCTTCGGGAGATCCTCGGGACGTTCCCGTAATGGCGGCAGGTGAATGCCGACGACGTTGAGGCGAAAGAACAGGTCTTGGCGAAAGCGCCCCGCACGGACGTCCATCTCCAGATCGTGGTCACTCGCCGTGATCAGACGGACGCCGGTGTTGACGGTCTTGTC harbors:
- a CDS encoding sigma 54-interacting transcriptional regulator; its protein translation is VPMAKTLLPQQVDLVQQCVPPLLSLRHEQQPPSNTPEPPPLWESANAEMARAIASARQVAAFDVPILLTGENGTGKKVLAAAIHGWSPRSAGPFVAVARAALAEHRLEGELVAYAEDAWKDRYGWLDAANGGTLFFEEAGDLPNAVQAKLIRFLDGHRLQQVTGDKTVNTGVRLITASDHDLEMDVRAGRFRQDLFFRLNVVGIHLPPLRERPEDLPKLTDQMLAILCTRHRRDAVRLTPEVQRVFARYRWPGNIRELVSVLERVVVLSRGEAVTTEDLPERLLVPPLEATGALRSQPLSLNALERHHVALAIRESATLQEAATRLGIHPTTLWRKRKRYGLT